In a genomic window of Streptomyces puniciscabiei:
- a CDS encoding phytanoyl-CoA dioxygenase family protein, whose product MSVAAVSGRAWLSEQGCDLAAFRALIDRTTRLADYPHAASVAENVLVYEGERLRAAQDREALRAELVGALADGPGVVVIQGACPDPQVVDRVTAVFEALIAEQRASGATAGDHFAKPGANDRVWNALEKTALYDPEAFADYYANDVLALLWAAWLGPGYQVTSQVNVVNPGGAGQTAHRDYHLGFLSDAAAAAYPAHVHRLSPLLTLQGAVAHCDMPVESGPTLYLPYSQLYEPGYLAWRRPEFQAYFEAHRVQLPLAKGDAAFFSPALFHAAGTNRTADVRRTANLLQVSSAFGRAMETVDREAVANAVYPVLLRRAAEGAEEAWLENVIAASAEGYPFPTNLDSDPPVDGLAPPAQADLVRRAVRERWTSERLRAELRAGAERRES is encoded by the coding sequence ATGTCCGTCGCCGCCGTATCCGGCCGTGCCTGGCTGTCCGAACAGGGCTGCGACCTGGCCGCCTTCCGCGCCCTGATCGACCGGACGACCCGCCTCGCGGACTACCCGCACGCCGCCTCGGTGGCGGAGAACGTCCTGGTGTACGAGGGTGAGCGGCTGCGCGCCGCACAGGACCGGGAGGCGCTGCGGGCCGAGCTGGTAGGGGCGCTCGCCGACGGCCCCGGAGTCGTCGTCATCCAGGGTGCCTGCCCCGACCCGCAGGTCGTCGACCGGGTCACGGCCGTGTTCGAGGCGCTGATCGCCGAGCAGCGGGCTTCCGGGGCCACCGCCGGTGACCACTTCGCGAAGCCGGGCGCCAACGACCGGGTGTGGAACGCGCTGGAGAAGACGGCCCTCTACGACCCGGAGGCGTTCGCCGACTACTACGCGAACGACGTCCTGGCCCTGCTCTGGGCGGCCTGGCTGGGCCCCGGCTACCAGGTGACCTCGCAGGTCAACGTGGTCAACCCCGGCGGCGCGGGGCAGACCGCGCACCGGGACTACCACCTCGGCTTCCTGAGCGACGCGGCCGCGGCCGCCTACCCGGCCCATGTGCACCGGCTCTCCCCCCTGCTCACCCTCCAGGGCGCGGTCGCCCACTGCGACATGCCGGTGGAATCGGGCCCGACGCTCTATCTGCCGTACTCGCAGCTGTACGAGCCGGGCTATCTGGCCTGGCGGCGCCCGGAGTTCCAGGCGTACTTCGAGGCGCACCGCGTACAGCTCCCGCTCGCCAAGGGCGACGCGGCCTTCTTCAGCCCGGCGCTCTTCCACGCCGCCGGCACCAACCGCACGGCGGACGTGCGGCGCACGGCCAATCTGCTCCAGGTGTCCTCCGCCTTCGGGCGCGCGATGGAGACGGTGGACCGTGAGGCGGTGGCGAACGCGGTGTACCCGGTGCTGCTGCGGCGGGCGGCCGAGGGCGCCGAAGAGGCATGGCTGGAGAACGTGATCGCGGCGAGTGCGGAGGGCTATCCCTTCCCGACCAACCTCGACAGCGATCCGCCGGTCGACGGTCTGGCCCCACCGGCGCAGGCGGACCTGGTACGGCGCGCGGTGCGCGAGAGGTGGACCTCGGAGCGGCTCCGTGCGGAGCTGCGGGCCGGTGCGGAACGGCGAGAGAGCTGA